The region TGCAACAAGTGCTGCCGGATGGATTGCGCATTCAACTGATTAGCCTCTTCTTTTTTGAACGAGTTTTCCCGAATCAATGGTCATCTAGCGTAACGCCATTGCTGACATTTATTGCATTAGGGACGTTTTTGGGGGTGGTCGGTGTGGAGTATTGGGGATTGACGCAGCTAGAGATCTGGTTAGAAACTCGCAAGCCTCAGGAAGAAACTGATTCGATTTTGCGATCGCGCGAACGTTACAAGATGCGGCGCATGGAAGGAGGTGGCATTCTTTTCAAAAGACACGATCGCGCCTACACCATTCTCGTTGCCAACTCGCTCAGTTTTAGCGCCATTTTGATCGTGTTGCTTTTGCGCTGGCTTGATCAAACCTTCAGAGGTTGATGCATGGAAATTCTTGCTCCAATCCTGGAATTTCTGGCCGGTTTAGCTCCCTGGATTCTGTTTCTGTTGTTGCTAGCGGGGGCTGCTGGGCTGGCATTTATTTGGGTCAGAGTTCTAATTCTCAAAAACTTTTTTGATCAAATTGGGAATTTGTTCAAAGATGTGTTTGCACTGGTTGTTCCCAAAAAGTGGGATTCTGCCAAAACCCTGATCTTGCTGGGGGGCTTCTCATGGTTTATGTCCTTGCTGGTAGGGAGTGTTGCGCAAAGCATCATCGCTTTTGTGGGCTGGATCTTTTTGATTGCAGGCATTCATTGGGTGATGCACGAAGAAAAAGGACTGAAGGAAATCCTGACAATTAACGGGTTTTTTATCGGTCCCTGGATTACAGGCGCGTTGATTTGCTACTTTCTCTTTGGTACGCGAGATGGCGTTCCACCAATCGCTTATATTCTTTGGGCACCGCTCTCGGCAGTAATTGCTGGAATTCCTAAATTTATTGGCACCGATAGCGTCCTTAAAACACCGATCTGGGTTAAGCCCAAACCTGGCGATCGCCAATATCTGATCAACCTGGCATTAATCAATCTCCTGATTAGCTGCTGGTTACAACTTGGATTGACCACACGTCAATGGTTGGCAGATTACCCCACTATGCAATTCGACGATTTCAGCAGTAGTGCTTTCGTGATTAATCTTCAACCCAATAATGGAGCCAGTTCCCGTGGAGTGCAGGTGTTGAACCAGGCAGAAGCCGAGTTAAAAGCCAATCTGCAAGGGCAATCGTGGTCTCAGGTTGAGCGATGGTTGCTTAACTTCGACACTCAACTAAGGCTATTAGAAGAAGATGTTTTCAAGCGCTTACCAAAAACCCGAGAGAACGATTACTGGACGATTTTTGGGAAAATTTTGCCAGGAGAATACAACATTCAATTGATATCTCATTGGCAAGGTCCCTCCTCCAATGCATCTGGGTTTCACTACACGAAAACTTGTAAAATTTCTCGCGTTGCTCCGATGGACGTATCTGGTCAATTGGGTAACCAGGGTTCGACGCTGCCTCAGGTGGGCAATGCCAAAGTTGAGTGTGGGCAGGTGGAAGGACCAGTGAAGGGAGAACCGGAAGCACAGTTGTGAGACTGAGGCGATAGGGGATGGGGGGTTAGGGGAGAGCAGGGAAGTGATGGGGAGTATTGATGATTAATTGGGTAAATCCGGGACTACACTAATGGATTGGTTACGTTTTGAGGGGAGGGTAGATAATGAATCCTGGTAGAACGCTAGTGATTGCGACGAATGTGTTTCGCGAGGCAATTCGCGATCGCGTCCTCTACCTGATTGCACTGTTTGCTATTTTCATGGTGATGGCAATACGCCTTCTGCCAGAAATTGCCGCCACGAC is a window of Leptolyngbyaceae cyanobacterium JSC-12 DNA encoding:
- a CDS encoding hypothetical protein (IMG reference gene:2510097914) codes for the protein MELGVLPFRAIAFQILFLLIAISLEALVLYRRLTLDYKTSVRYAATINLLSTFVGWVIFFNVQQVLPDGLRIQLISLFFFERVFPNQWSSSVTPLLTFIALGTFLGVVGVEYWGLTQLEIWLETRKPQEETDSILRSRERYKMRRMEGGGILFKRHDRAYTILVANSLSFSAILIVLLLRWLDQTFRG
- a CDS encoding hypothetical protein (IMG reference gene:2510097915), with translation MEILAPILEFLAGLAPWILFLLLLAGAAGLAFIWVRVLILKNFFDQIGNLFKDVFALVVPKKWDSAKTLILLGGFSWFMSLLVGSVAQSIIAFVGWIFLIAGIHWVMHEEKGLKEILTINGFFIGPWITGALICYFLFGTRDGVPPIAYILWAPLSAVIAGIPKFIGTDSVLKTPIWVKPKPGDRQYLINLALINLLISCWLQLGLTTRQWLADYPTMQFDDFSSSAFVINLQPNNGASSRGVQVLNQAEAELKANLQGQSWSQVERWLLNFDTQLRLLEEDVFKRLPKTRENDYWTIFGKILPGEYNIQLISHWQGPSSNASGFHYTKTCKISRVAPMDVSGQLGNQGSTLPQVGNAKVECGQVEGPVKGEPEAQL